One genomic window of Micrococcus flavus includes the following:
- the rpe gene encoding ribulose-phosphate 3-epimerase, with the protein MSACIHPSILSADFARLAEELARIPGSDAVHVDVMDGHFVPNLTLGLPVVQAIRAATDLPLDIHLMIEDADRWAPDYAEAGAESVTFHAEAARAPVLLARTLRSAGAKAGMAVRPATPIEPYLDLLPELDMLLVMTVEPGFGGQSFLDVTLPKIRRARQALDGAPAPIALQVDGGVNRETILRAAEAGADVFVAGSAVFGADDPDAAIAGLRALARDAVAG; encoded by the coding sequence ATGAGCGCCTGCATCCACCCCTCGATCCTCTCGGCGGACTTCGCCCGCCTGGCCGAGGAGCTCGCCCGCATCCCCGGCTCCGACGCCGTCCACGTGGACGTGATGGACGGGCACTTCGTGCCGAACCTCACCCTCGGGCTGCCGGTGGTGCAGGCGATCCGGGCCGCCACGGACCTGCCCCTGGACATCCACCTGATGATCGAGGACGCCGACCGCTGGGCCCCGGACTACGCCGAGGCCGGCGCCGAGTCGGTCACCTTCCACGCCGAGGCCGCCCGTGCGCCCGTCCTGCTGGCCCGCACCCTGCGGTCGGCCGGGGCGAAGGCAGGCATGGCGGTCCGCCCGGCCACCCCGATCGAGCCGTACCTGGACCTGCTGCCCGAGCTGGACATGCTCCTGGTGATGACCGTGGAGCCCGGCTTCGGCGGGCAGTCCTTCCTGGACGTGACCCTGCCCAAGATCCGCCGGGCCCGGCAGGCCCTCGACGGCGCCCCCGCCCCGATCGCCCTCCAGGTCGACGGCGGCGTGAACCGGGAGACGATCCTGCGCGCCGCCGAGGCCGGGGCGGACGTCTTCGTGGCCGGCTCCGCCGTGTTCGGCGCCGACGACCCCGACGCCGCGATCGCCGGGCTGCGCGCCCTGGCGCGCGACGCCGTCGCCGGCTGA
- a CDS encoding RsmB/NOP family class I SAM-dependent RNA methyltransferase, whose translation MSAQDGTAGRDRRRGGGRSGGARGGGPHEDRRDAAGRQRHRGRSGAGRHRTAQAPSQRTRQADPARLTAYRVVRAVHAEDAYANLVLPRRIREARLDRRDAGFATELAYGTLRGLGLYDAVLARCVDRPLDAIDAPVLDALRLGAHQLLHMRVPAHAALDATVALVRAEIGAGPSGFVNAVLRRVSERPLEDWLADVAPEDGGDAARAVRHSHPAWIVRALRQALAGHPSTAGAEDRDAELEALLAADNAAPVVNLVGLPVPGGAEALQAAIDDGAEPGPLAPGSALHHGGDAGRLAGLREGVLRVQDVGSQLTARALAAVETRAGDADGRWLDLCAGPGGKAALLAALAAERGATVLANEVAPHRAELVRSALAGVPETAWQVRTGDGRTIADDAPAGGFGRILVDAPCTGLGALRRRPESRWRRTPADLAELTGLQAELLDAAVGVLAPGGVLAYVTCSPHVAETIVQVQDLARRHPELEQLDAAAALQDVALADLGLTAPEGTDPVTAYTAQLWPHRHGTDAMFLALFRAPID comes from the coding sequence ATGAGCGCGCAGGACGGCACGGCAGGACGTGATCGACGCCGAGGCGGCGGCCGGTCCGGAGGGGCGAGGGGCGGGGGGCCCCACGAGGACCGCCGCGACGCCGCCGGACGCCAGCGCCACCGCGGCCGCTCCGGCGCCGGCCGGCACCGCACCGCGCAGGCCCCCTCCCAGCGCACCCGCCAGGCGGATCCCGCGCGCCTGACCGCCTACCGGGTGGTCCGCGCCGTCCACGCCGAGGACGCCTACGCCAACCTCGTCCTGCCCCGGCGCATCCGCGAGGCCCGCCTGGACCGCCGCGACGCCGGCTTCGCCACCGAGCTCGCCTACGGCACCCTGCGCGGCCTCGGCCTCTACGACGCCGTGCTGGCTCGCTGCGTGGACCGGCCGCTCGACGCGATCGACGCCCCCGTCCTGGACGCCCTGCGCCTCGGCGCCCACCAGCTGCTGCACATGCGCGTGCCCGCCCACGCCGCCCTCGACGCGACCGTCGCGCTCGTGCGCGCCGAGATCGGCGCCGGCCCCTCCGGGTTCGTCAACGCCGTGCTCCGCCGCGTCTCCGAGCGGCCCCTCGAGGACTGGCTCGCCGACGTCGCCCCGGAGGACGGCGGCGACGCCGCCCGCGCGGTCCGCCACTCGCACCCGGCGTGGATCGTGCGCGCCCTGCGCCAGGCCCTGGCCGGACACCCCTCCACGGCCGGCGCCGAGGACCGTGACGCCGAGCTCGAGGCCCTGCTGGCCGCCGACAACGCCGCCCCCGTGGTCAACCTCGTGGGCCTGCCCGTGCCCGGCGGCGCCGAGGCCCTGCAGGCCGCGATCGACGACGGCGCCGAGCCCGGCCCGCTGGCCCCCGGCTCCGCCCTGCACCACGGCGGCGACGCCGGCCGCCTGGCCGGGCTGCGCGAGGGCGTCCTGCGTGTGCAGGACGTCGGCTCCCAGCTCACCGCCCGCGCCCTCGCCGCCGTCGAGACGCGCGCCGGGGACGCCGACGGCCGGTGGCTCGACCTCTGCGCGGGCCCCGGCGGCAAGGCCGCGCTCCTGGCGGCGCTCGCGGCCGAGCGCGGGGCCACCGTCCTGGCCAACGAGGTCGCCCCGCACCGCGCCGAGCTCGTCCGCTCCGCCCTGGCCGGCGTACCGGAGACGGCGTGGCAGGTGCGCACCGGGGACGGCCGGACGATCGCCGACGACGCCCCCGCCGGCGGCTTCGGCCGGATCCTCGTGGACGCCCCGTGCACGGGCCTGGGGGCGCTGCGCCGTCGCCCGGAGTCCCGCTGGCGGCGGACGCCCGCGGATCTTGCGGAACTGACGGGTCTACAGGCGGAGCTGCTGGACGCCGCCGTGGGGGTGCTGGCCCCCGGCGGCGTGCTGGCGTACGTGACGTGCTCCCCGCACGTCGCCGAGACGATCGTCCAGGTCCAGGACCTGGCCCGGCGCCACCCGGAGCTCGAGCAACTCGACGCCGCCGCGGCCCTGCAGGACGTGGCGCTGGCGGACCTCGGCCTCACCGCGCCGGAGGGCACGGACCCGGTCACCGCCTACACCGCGCAGCTGTGGCCGCACCGGCACGGCACGGACGCCATGTTCCTGGCGCTGTTCCGCGCCCCGATCGACTGA
- a CDS encoding methionyl-tRNA formyltransferase translates to MRVLFTGTPETAVPVLRALLGSEHEVVGVLTRPDAPVGRKRVLTPSPVARAAEEAGVPVLKADRLRGEAGAPVLDQVRALAPDVAVVVAYGAIVPADALGIPEHGWLNLHFSRLPAYRGAAPVQRAVMDGVDSVGADVFRLEEGLDTGPVFARIERPVGPEETSGEVLADLAERGGPLVLQVLAELAAGTAVAVPQEGEPTHAAKLTAADGLVDPAQDVRAVAARINGVTPEPGAWGWLVLADTDDDATPVRLKLAGVLPVAEGDEAWPADLAESAPGAVVSTGGSGWLRTRGGAVRLGRVQPAGKKEMAAADWLRGLPAPMALLGGDALQEHQEAQAEAARRRAATTDTRTGEQA, encoded by the coding sequence CTGCGCGTGCTCTTCACCGGCACTCCCGAGACCGCCGTGCCCGTGCTGCGCGCGCTGCTGGGCTCGGAGCACGAGGTCGTGGGCGTGCTCACCCGCCCCGACGCCCCCGTGGGTCGCAAGCGGGTGCTCACCCCGTCCCCGGTGGCCCGCGCTGCCGAGGAGGCCGGCGTGCCCGTCCTCAAGGCCGACCGCCTGCGGGGCGAGGCCGGCGCCCCCGTCCTGGACCAGGTCCGTGCGCTCGCCCCGGACGTGGCCGTCGTCGTCGCCTACGGGGCGATCGTGCCCGCGGACGCGCTGGGCATCCCGGAGCACGGCTGGCTCAACCTGCACTTCTCCCGGCTGCCCGCCTACCGCGGCGCGGCCCCTGTGCAGCGCGCGGTGATGGACGGCGTGGACTCGGTCGGCGCGGACGTCTTCCGGCTCGAGGAGGGCCTCGACACCGGCCCCGTCTTCGCGCGGATCGAGCGTCCCGTGGGCCCGGAGGAGACCTCCGGCGAGGTCCTCGCCGACCTCGCCGAGCGCGGCGGCCCGCTCGTGCTGCAGGTCCTGGCCGAGCTCGCCGCCGGCACCGCCGTCGCCGTCCCCCAGGAGGGCGAGCCGACGCACGCCGCCAAGCTCACCGCCGCCGACGGCCTCGTGGACCCCGCCCAGGACGTGCGCGCCGTGGCCGCCCGGATCAACGGGGTCACCCCTGAGCCCGGCGCCTGGGGCTGGCTCGTTCTGGCGGACACCGACGACGACGCCACCCCCGTCCGCCTCAAGCTCGCCGGGGTGCTGCCCGTGGCTGAGGGGGACGAGGCATGGCCCGCGGACCTGGCCGAATCCGCGCCCGGGGCCGTGGTCTCCACCGGTGGCTCCGGATGGCTGCGCACCCGCGGCGGCGCGGTCCGCCTCGGCCGCGTGCAGCCGGCGGGCAAGAAGGAGATGGCCGCCGCCGACTGGCTGCGCGGCCTGCCCGCCCCCATGGCCCTGCTCGGCGGGGACGCCCTGCAGGAGCATCAGGAGGCGCAGGCGGAGGCCGCCCGCCGCCGGGCCGCCACCACGGACACCAGGACAGGGGAGCAGGCATGA
- a CDS encoding cytochrome translates to MTQPRLAHQTPQGRMYARSVSGLPEVPSITTVIGMERTDLDGWVGWMAANAVAQDPRLAESVGSPARLRQVARQCADAAARYRDAAAERGDRVHDYAEQVALRALGRPHTMADARARLIEHGEGAYADRFDEWWDLYDVQPVAAEITVWNHTVGYAGTLDLVARIGGRLCLIDYKTKGTGRDGRVKALDPKVVMQLTAGLKAEESLVDAEAGTWEPWAHGDAQMLLGVALGETEVAVHQANPNALPRHWHKFWALRQVWTHAQAVDDAGPALRVIGPPPVSSPGTAGGLEAARAAAFGGADRLQP, encoded by the coding sequence ATGACCCAGCCACGCCTCGCCCACCAGACCCCGCAGGGCCGCATGTACGCGCGCTCGGTGTCCGGGCTGCCCGAGGTCCCCTCCATCACCACGGTGATCGGCATGGAGCGCACGGACCTGGACGGCTGGGTGGGCTGGATGGCCGCGAACGCCGTCGCCCAGGATCCGCGCCTGGCGGAGTCGGTGGGCTCGCCGGCACGGCTGAGGCAGGTGGCCCGCCAGTGCGCGGACGCCGCCGCCCGCTACCGGGACGCCGCGGCCGAGCGCGGGGACCGCGTCCACGACTACGCCGAGCAGGTCGCCCTGCGCGCCCTCGGGCGGCCGCACACCATGGCGGATGCCCGCGCACGACTGATCGAGCACGGCGAGGGCGCCTACGCGGACCGGTTCGACGAGTGGTGGGACCTCTACGACGTCCAGCCCGTGGCCGCCGAGATCACCGTGTGGAACCACACCGTGGGCTACGCCGGCACCCTGGACCTGGTCGCGCGGATCGGCGGTCGCCTGTGCCTGATCGACTACAAGACCAAGGGCACGGGCCGGGACGGGCGGGTGAAGGCGCTGGACCCGAAGGTGGTCATGCAGCTCACGGCCGGGCTCAAGGCGGAGGAGTCCCTCGTGGACGCCGAGGCCGGCACGTGGGAGCCCTGGGCCCATGGGGACGCGCAGATGCTCCTCGGCGTCGCGCTGGGGGAGACGGAGGTGGCCGTCCACCAGGCCAATCCGAACGCGCTGCCCCGCCACTGGCACAAGTTCTGGGCGCTCCGCCAGGTCTGGACCCATGCCCAGGCTGTGGACGACGCCGGCCCCGCCCTGCGTGTGATCGGCCCGCCCCCGGTGTCATCGCCGGGGACCGCCGGCGGCCTCGAGGCCGCCCGGGCCGCCGCCTTCGGCGGCGCCGATAGGCTTCAGCCGTGA
- the zapE gene encoding cell division protein ZapE — translation MPQIVHLAERSPQVSADQLLEAFQPSYRFGEVSFDSYIPDPAHPSQAEAVERLRRFAASLGGPAAGSGGGGLFGGLFGGGRKRAVAEPAGIYLDGGFGVGKTHLLASTWHAAPGPKAFGTFVEYTNLVGALSFRKAVDVLKGYTLVCIDEFELDDPGDTVLMSRLMRELADAGVRLVATSNTLPGSLGEGRFAAQDFQREIQVLAEQFEVIRVDGEDYRHRGLAAAPAPLADDQVVPTAEANFPHAGVLSVDDFSELTAMLSRVHPSRYRELVKDVDVAAFHDVRTITEQATALRFVVFADRLYDKDVPVVASGVPFDELFTQEMMHGGYMKKYFRTVSRMTALVREGQTGESEAK, via the coding sequence GTGCCCCAGATCGTCCACCTCGCCGAGCGCTCCCCGCAGGTCTCCGCGGACCAGCTGCTCGAGGCCTTCCAGCCCTCCTACCGGTTCGGGGAGGTCTCCTTCGACTCCTACATCCCGGACCCGGCCCATCCCTCGCAGGCTGAGGCCGTGGAGCGGCTGCGTCGGTTCGCGGCGTCCCTCGGCGGCCCGGCCGCCGGGTCCGGCGGCGGCGGTCTCTTCGGCGGCCTGTTCGGCGGCGGGCGCAAGCGGGCCGTGGCGGAGCCGGCGGGCATCTACCTCGACGGCGGCTTCGGCGTCGGCAAGACCCACCTGCTGGCCTCCACGTGGCACGCCGCCCCCGGGCCCAAGGCGTTCGGCACGTTCGTGGAGTACACGAACCTCGTGGGCGCCCTCTCCTTCCGCAAGGCCGTGGACGTGCTCAAGGGATACACCCTGGTGTGCATCGACGAGTTCGAGCTGGACGACCCGGGGGACACCGTCCTGATGTCCCGCCTCATGCGAGAGCTGGCCGACGCCGGCGTGCGCCTGGTGGCCACCTCCAACACCCTGCCGGGCTCCTTGGGCGAGGGCCGGTTCGCCGCCCAGGACTTCCAGCGGGAGATCCAGGTCCTCGCCGAGCAGTTCGAGGTCATCCGGGTGGACGGCGAGGACTACCGCCACCGCGGCCTCGCGGCGGCCCCGGCCCCGCTCGCGGACGACCAGGTCGTCCCGACGGCGGAGGCGAACTTCCCGCACGCCGGAGTGCTGTCCGTGGACGACTTCTCCGAGCTCACCGCGATGCTCTCCCGCGTGCACCCGTCCCGCTACCGGGAGCTGGTCAAGGACGTGGACGTCGCCGCCTTCCACGACGTGCGCACCATCACCGAGCAGGCCACCGCGCTGCGCTTCGTGGTGTTCGCGGACCGCCTGTACGACAAGGACGTCCCCGTGGTGGCCTCCGGCGTGCCGTTCGACGAGCTGTTCACCCAGGAGATGATGCACGGCGGGTACATGAAGAAGTACTTCCGCACCGTCTCCCGCATGACCGCGCTCGTGCGCGAGGGGCAGACGGGCGAGTCCGAGGCCAAGTGA